AAACATAAAAGTTGAAACATGAATCagcaatattataatattattaacaGATTACCTCTTTTCAGCAGAGGGTTGTTGACCTTTAAAGTTCAATGAGGCGACCATGTGACCGGTCGCTCTTGAAGGACACACAGCTttgttcaggttcaggttcaggttcaggtccaggagactctggtctctgctgGGTCCtgatagaaaaacacatttattgagGATCACATGTtcattccttcttcttcttcttcttcttcttcttcttcttcttcttctttcctgcGTCTGTCACCCAACTGAACTCTTGCTCTGCATCCCGGTGACAATTTAAACTACTAAGTCCCCCCCCCCGGGCAATGTGCACCACCCTATCCCACCCCTACTGTTCATTTATTTAcagatgtacatactgtaattacacctatacgtagccatattctactgctcttcatactactcatcctgcacatacacttattcttactactcttataatgttaccaagctgcacatatctgtctatatggttcatactgaatatccatatttattctgtttttcttattatatattctgttaatacactgcatatatctactgtatattattattactactagtataatgtcactgctactacattgcacatatctttacatgttgttcatacattgttcatattatatagccatatttattctgctcttttaacactgcaatatatttcttgtcctgtctatgcttcacctgtctatacttgtatatcacgttgcacttttctgctttttttgcacttctggttggacgtaaactgcatttcgttgtctttgtactttgtactctgcacaaagacaataaagttgcagctaacgttagcctaccgctagctagttaacactatcctcgacagcagctaacgttagcctaccgctagctagttaacactatactcgacagcagctaacgttagcctaccgctagctagttaacactatactcgacagcagctaacgttagcctaccgctagctagtagctggattaaacaggttaaaatgctgacagctaacgctaaacggtgtaaagtgtgactgtgttttactgtagaggattcaacaccgggatgtaacaatctgcagctggtcggagaaacaacacagacggtgcgttcaatgaaactggtaaactacagcctcgtggtgcatttgaagttattgtaaatgtccttttcccatctggttgttgtttttgtcgttcaacagcaatttactagtgaaataagttattgttctacattattattaatcatttaatgttgaccatatggccttagcaataaacaagccgttctttaatgtcaccaactgttgtttagtacctttttatttcttttctttttttactttcttaaaaagtatcggttcaggcaccgttaattatgtatgcgattaattttagattaattaataacAGAGTACGAAATTAATTAGATAAAAAAtattaatcgattgacagccctgatttaaatataatatttctAAATGTTGTCTAAACCGAAAGATATTTTGAGTAACAAAGGAAATTATTTTGCAAAAATATTCTCATTTCAGTCATCAGCTACAATAATTTCTTTccacaaaattacaaaaatccactttatttgaaggagTGTGCatgattattataatattattaacaGATTACCTCTTTTCAGCAGAGGGTTGTTGACCTTTAAAGTCAATGAGGCGATCATTTGACCAGTCGCTCTTaaaggacacacagctgggttcaggttcaggttcaggtccaggagactctggtctctgctgGGTCCtgatagaaaaacacatttattgagGATCACATGttctttccttcttcttcttcttcttcttcttcttcttcttcttcttcttcttcttcttcttcttcttcttcttcttcttcttcttcttcttctttcctgcGGCTGTCACCCAACTGAACTCTAGCTCTGCATCCCGGTGACAATTTAAACTACTAAGCCCCCCCCCCGGTCAATTTGCACCACCCTATCCCCCccctactgtttatttatttacagatgtacatactgtaattacacctataCGTAGCCATATTCTGCTGCTCTTCATACTaatcatcctgcacatacacttattcttactactcttataatgttaccaagctgcacatatctgtctatatggttcatactgaatatccatatttattcagtttttcttattatatattctgttaatacactgcatatatcgactgtatattattcttactactagtataatgttactacattgcacatatctttacatgttcatacattgttcatattatatagccatatttattctgctcttttaacactgcaatatatgtcttgtcctgtctatgcaccacctgtctatacatgtatatcacattgcacttttctgctttttttgcacttctggttggacgtaAACTGCattttcgttgtctttgtactttgtactctgcacaatgacaataaagttgcagctaacgttagcctaccgttagctagttaacactatactcgacagcagctaacgttagcctaccgctagctagttaacactatactcgacagcagctaacgttagcctaccgctagctagttaacactatactcaacagcagctaacgttagcctaccgctagctagttaacactataccgacagcagctaacgttagcctaccgctagctagttaacactatactcagacagcagccaacgttagcctaccgctagctagttaacactatactcaacagcagctaacgttagcctaccgctagctagttaacactatactcgacagcagctaacgttagcctaccgctagctagttaacactatactcgacagcagctaacgttagcctaccgctagctagttaacactatactcaacagcagctaatgttagcctaccgctagctagtagctggattaaacacggttaaaatgttaacagctaacgctaaacggtgtaaagtgtgactgtgttttactgtagaggattcaacaccaggatgtaacaatctgcagctgccgtcggagaaacaacacagacggtgcgctcactgaaactggtaaactacagcctcgtggtgcatttgaagttattgtaaatgtccttttcccatctggttgttgtttttgtcgttcaacagcaatttactagtgaaataagttattgttattgttctacattattattaatcatttaatgttgaccatatggccttagcaataaacaagccgttctttaatgtcaccaactgttgtttagtacctttttatttcttttcttttttttactttcttaaaagtatcggttcaggcaccgttaattatgtatgcgattaatttagattaattaataacAGAGTACGAAATTAATTAGATAAATTTTTAGTAACAAAGGAAATTATTTTGCAAAAATATTCTCATTTCAGTCATCAGCTACAATAATTTCTTTccacaaaattacaaaaatccactttatttgaaggagTGTGCatgattattataatattattaacaGATTACCTCTTTTCAGCAGAGGGTTGTTGACCTTTAAAGTCAATATAGCGTTCATTTGACCAGTCGCTCTaaaggacacacagctgggttcaggtccaggttcaggtccaggttcaggttcaggagACTCTGGTCTCTTCTGGGTCCTggtagaaaaacacatttatttgagGGTCACATGTTCAGGTAAAGTCTCCTTTgcataaaatataatattaattaatgaatATGTCTGTAGGCCTAATTATTAACAATTAAATGCCAATAATGCTTTACTTTCTGTCCAGAActcaataaaaatatattttgaaatcagaataaaataaatctaaatataatATTTCTAAATGTTGTCTAAACAGAAAGATATTTTGAGTAATACAGGAAATTATTATATTCTCATTTCAGTCATCAGCTACAATAATTACAAAAAAGCACTTAATTTGAAGGAGTGTGCATGAGACAGACACGAAACAACCCAGACGGACGTAGTTCCATCCAATGAGACTCGTTCCAGTTTGCTGGATGTTCACAACTCACCTCAATCTTCttcttaacatttcattttcccTTTCCATTGCAGTTCTCTCCTTCTGCCATTCAAGTCTCTCCATCAatcctctctcctccatttcAAGTAGCCTCTCCTCCATTTCTATTCTCCTCTCCCTTACAGGTCTTTTCTTAAAGTAGCGGTGGCTCCATGGACCGGTGACTCttcatggacacacagctgggttcaggttcaggttcaggttcagcagGGTCTGGTCTCTGATGGGTCCTgttagaaagagaggaagaccaCTTTTTAATCTCCAGAAACAGAAGCTGCTGGAGAAACTAGAAGCTATCAAGCAGAAAATAAAGTCTGAAGCTCTTCACTGAATGatttctgctctctgctcatCCTGCTCTGTCATTCATTATCTTTCTGGGAGAACAGGAACATTGGAAAGACTCCAGGACTAATGTCATCTTTCTGTCCTCTAATGGAGACAAGACTCCATTATTACAATCAATCTCCCTCTGCATCCTCCTCCACACATCACTACAACAGTAACAGAGGCATCTAGGTCACtacattttattctgaaaggtcCCACAGGAAACAGTAGAGTCCTGTTGTGTCTGACTTTACGCTGGTGGAGACGACAGTTTGTTTTCTGACAGCAGGAGAAAAGAAATAACTAGAGGCCATCTTAGAGAAAGGTTCGGATttgttgttgtcagtgtgtCTTTGTTCTTCCTTTGTCCCGTGAATGCAACACAAGGGACTTTCCCCACATCTATGGAGGTTAATAGTGCTTTTCACTGATTGGCCACGGGAAGTAAAAACGTAATTTTCTCCAACACAATGctggttaaacacacacacacacacacacacacacacacacacacacacacacacacacacacgacacacacacacacactccaacaaTCATTCAGACGGCTAACTGCACTAGTTGGAACAATATACAATacttaatataataaaaaaaattcacaatATCAGTAACTTTATctccaaataaacaaatatttccGTCGGCTGTTCTTCAGTGGAAAGTTTATATTCACTGTACCAACGGCGCCTTTATACTCACATAACACATACACTAAATGGGGGTATCTGTCATTTTTACAAATATATAGAAAAGTAAATAATACATTCTGTTTATAAAACAaactcattttaattttaaaagtattacaaaataaatacataaaatataatcaaatgtaatgtaaaaagtgGGGTGAGTGTGTCAGATAAAAATATAGAAATGAAACTAATAaatctgtaaacatgttttaatgtgtgaatATGTTTGGTGGAGCTCTGCTTGTAGTTCCTGCTGATGTCCACCAGAGGACGCCATGACGTCACCACCAGCTCAGAGATGCTGTTTCTGAATCTAGTTCAGTTCTGACTGCATTGAAAGAGTGTTAGTCATTAAGGTACATTATTAAcgtatttatattattatttcgtATTACGTATTGCCTGTCACCTCACACCTGCCTGCGGTCATGATCCTCATTACCAAATCCAAAGACTTTAGAGTTAAGACTGTACACTTGCTCAGTAGACTAGTCTCCTTGTCGTAGCATTGCTAACCTTTAGTTTTTACTGAATCTGCCTGCCTGTAAATCCTGCCTGTCttaacatgttggtgttatgcCCGCCAACAAAGTAAACTCTTTGATGAATACTTCTGCTTTTTGTCTCTGAATATGTCAAAATTCAGAGCCTTCACACAAACAAGCCACAACCACACAGTTATATATCAGAGGAGGCTGGTccactgtatttattttgtataatcTATACTGCTTATATTGTTTTAAGTTAAAGCAGTATTTATGAGCCAGTGGAACGAAATAATACCCATAAATAAAGTTTACCTTATTAACAGCCtaaattaaatgttgtttttatatctcCTATGTGTTGTAATTGGatttgcttttatatagaccttagtggtcccctaatactgtatctgaagtctcttttatataggccttagtggtcccctaatactgtatctgaagtctctttatatagaccttagtggtcccctaatactgtatctgaagtctcttttatatagaccttagtggtcccctaatactgtatctgaagtctctttttatataggccttagtggtccccctaatactgtatctgaagtctcttttatatagaccttagtggtcccctaatactgtatctgaagtctcttgtatatagaccttagtggtcccctaatactgtatctgaagtctctttatatagaccttagtggtcccctaatactgtatctgaagtctcttttatatagaccttagtggtcccctaatactgtatctgaagtctcttttatatagaccttagtggtcccctaatactgtatctgaagtctcttgtATATAGACCttggtggtcccctaatactgtatctgaagtctctttatatagaccttagtggtcccctaatactgtatctgaagtctcttttatatagaccttagtggtcccctaatactgtatctgaagtatttcAAAGCTTTGCTTAATTAAAGATATAGAGGACAGATGGCATCCACAATTAGCAAAATTACCAAAATCCATGGTGCTGAACTAGAAGACAGATTCAAGTTGTGCATGTTTATCTCAGTCCCGTCCTATACTTATACATAAACATTGCATTTTCACGAAAAGAATAAAGTtttcacaaatctgaaactgtgtttttaagaaTATTTAGGCTCTCTGAGATAATCTGGGCCAGATTTGACAAGTCTAGGTGTAGTGGTTTCTGGGGGGGCACACATTATGTTGCGTCCGGTTTACCCCTAGACatcaggggcctgttgcacaaaaccaggatcagggattaagccgggatattcaagttatcctggatgaatttagctttgacttggttgcacaaaagcaggttgaattaaagcccagccaagtaaccatggagatttattctttgcagctagcctgctccagagcggGCTAGCGGCCAGGGGCTATACGGCCGGGCTATCGGCGGGCTATCGGCCGCTAACGGCCGGGCTAACGGCCGGGCTATCGGCAGGGGCTAGCGCCAGGGCTCGGCGGGGCTCACGGCCGGGCTAATGGTCGGGGCTATCGGCGGGGCTAACGGCAGGGCTATCAGCCAGGGCTAGCGGCCGGGGCTATCAGCCGGGCTAACGCGGGGCTAACGGCCGGGGCTATCGGCCCGGGGCTAACGGCCAGGGGCTACCGGCCGGGCTAACGGCCGCCGCTCAGCCGGGCCAAGATTAATCGTggagtctgatgtgttaaatcagctgctgctctgatcgaagtaaacgtgtttaacagtttattccgttgtctgttgggctttttctctctgtctgataacaacagccgtatttccctttcTGCATtttatatgtttcacctcctcgtaattttccattaacagctgctgctcagcgggttaaacatatgccgcacgcgtcttctccatttctgcatcagtaaatctgtgatggaTACACGTGGTCTAGTTGAGAAAGCCGTGAGCGAGCACTTatcagctatctacacctggctgacacagcttcaccttctcatcctggctgacacagcttcaccttctcatcctggctcggcaaacgtgcaaccgattacacacacacacactacatatacacacatatacacacacacacacacacgcactatcacacacacatacatatacacacatatacacacacacacacacacagcacacacacacacacatacatatacacacatatacacacacacacacacacacacacacacacgcacacacacacagacacacacacacacacacacacacagagaaccaCCAGATGATGTTTAAAGAGTTTAAATGAAAGTATATTTCAGACGTTACAGACGAGTTTAATTCCCTCCCACCTTGTTTGTCCAGATTCTCGGGGCATGATTGTTC
The window above is part of the Sander vitreus isolate 19-12246 unplaced genomic scaffold, sanVit1 ctg502_0, whole genome shotgun sequence genome. Proteins encoded here:
- the LOC144514228 gene encoding uncharacterized protein LOC144514228 isoform X15 yields the protein MEERLLEMEERGLMERLEWQKERTAMERTQKRPESPEPEPGPEPGPEPSCVSFKSDWSNDRLIDFKGQQPSAEKRTQQRPESPGPEPEPEPEQSCVSFKSDRSHGRLIEL
- the LOC144514228 gene encoding uncharacterized protein LOC144514228 isoform X8, with amino-acid sequence MEERLLEMEERGLMERLEWQKERTAMERENEMLRRRLRTQQRPESPGPEPEPEPSCVSFKSDWSNDRLIDFKGQQPSAEKRTQQRPESPGPEPEPEPEQSCVSFKSDRSHGRLIEL
- the LOC144514228 gene encoding uncharacterized protein LOC144514228 isoform X3 → MEERLLEMEERGLMERLEWQKERTAMERENEMLRRRLRTQKRPESPEPEPGPEPEPEPEPSCVSFKSDWSNDRLIDFKGQQPSAEKRTQQRPESPGPEPEPEPEQSCVSFKSDRSHGRLIEL
- the LOC144514228 gene encoding uncharacterized protein LOC144514228 isoform X4; translated protein: MEERLLEMEERGLMERLEWQKERTAMERENEMLRRRLRTQKRPESPEPEPGPEPGPEPSCVSFKSDWSNDRLIDFKGQQPSAEKRTQQRPESPGPEPEPEPEQSCVSFKSDRSHGRLIEL
- the LOC144514228 gene encoding uncharacterized protein LOC144514228 isoform X7 — its product is MEERLLEMEERGLMERLEWQKERTAMERENEMLRRRLRTQKRPESPEPEPEPEPEPSCVSFKSDWSNDRLIDFKGQQPSAEKRTQQRPESPGPEPEPEPEQSCVSFKSDRSHGRLIEL
- the LOC144514228 gene encoding uncharacterized protein LOC144514228 isoform X16, with the protein product MNAILTLKVNNPLLKRGPSRDQSLLDLNLNLNPAVCPLRATGQMIASLTLKVNNPLLKRGPSRDQSLLDLNLNLNLNKAVCPSRATGHMVASLNFKGQQPSAEKR
- the LOC144514228 gene encoding uncharacterized protein LOC144514228 isoform X6, translating into MEERLLEMEERGLMERLEWQKERTAMERENEMLRRRLRTQKRPESPEPEPGPEPEPSCVSFKSDWSNDRLIDFKGQQPSAEKRTQQRPESPGPEPEPEPEQSCVSFKSDRSHGRLIEL
- the LOC144514228 gene encoding uncharacterized protein LOC144514228 isoform X13; the protein is MEERLLEMEERGLMERLEWQKERTAMERTQKRPESPEPEPGPEPGPEPEPSCVSFKSDWSNDRLIDFKGQQPSAEKRTQQRPESPGPEPEPEPEQSCVSFKSDRSHGRLIEL
- the LOC144514228 gene encoding uncharacterized protein LOC144514228 isoform X5; amino-acid sequence: MEERLLEMEERGLMERLEWQKERTAMERENEMLRRRLRTQKRPESPEPEPGPEPEPEPSCVSFKSDWSNDRLIDFKGQQPSAEKRTQQRPESPGPEPEPEPEQSCVSFKSDRSHGRLIEL
- the LOC144514228 gene encoding uncharacterized protein LOC144514228 isoform X11, with protein sequence MEERLLEMEERGLMERLEWQKERTAMERTQKRPESPEPEPGPEPGPEPEPEPSCVSFKSDWSNDRLIDFKGQQPSAEKRTQQRPESPGPEPEPEPEQSCVSFKSDRSHGRLIEL
- the LOC144514228 gene encoding uncharacterized protein LOC144514228 isoform X12, whose amino-acid sequence is MEERLLEMEERGLMERLEWQKERTAMERTQKRPESPEPEPGPEPEPEPEPSCVSFKSDWSNDRLIDFKGQQPSAEKRTQQRPESPGPEPEPEPEQSCVSFKSDRSHGRLIEL
- the LOC144514228 gene encoding uncharacterized protein LOC144514228 isoform X14 translates to MEERLLEMEERGLMERLEWQKERTAMERTQKRPESPEPEPGPEPEPEPSCVSFKSDWSNDRLIDFKGQQPSAEKRTQQRPESPGPEPEPEPEQSCVSFKSDRSHGRLIEL
- the LOC144514228 gene encoding uncharacterized protein LOC144514228 isoform X2; the encoded protein is MEERLLEMEERGLMERLEWQKERTAMERENEMLRRRLRTQKRPESPEPEPGPEPGPEPEPSCVSFKSDWSNDRLIDFKGQQPSAEKRTQQRPESPGPEPEPEPEQSCVSFKSDRSHGRLIEL
- the LOC144514228 gene encoding uncharacterized protein LOC144514228 isoform X10, which codes for MEERLLEMEERGLMERLEWQKERTAMERENEMLRRRLRTQKRPESPEPEPEPSCVSFKSDWSNDRLIDFKGQQPSAEKRTQQRPESPGPEPEPEPEQSCVSFKSDRSHGRLIEL
- the LOC144514228 gene encoding uncharacterized protein LOC144514228 isoform X9 → MEERLLEMEERGLMERLEWQKERTAMERENEMLRRRLRTQKRPESPEPEPEPEPSCVSFKSDWSNDRLIDFKGQQPSAEKRTQQRPESPGPEPEPEPEQSCVSFKSDRSHGRLIEL
- the LOC144514228 gene encoding uncharacterized protein LOC144514228 isoform X1, producing the protein MEERLLEMEERGLMERLEWQKERTAMERENEMLRRRLRTQKRPESPEPEPGPEPGPEPEPEPSCVSFKSDWSNDRLIDFKGQQPSAEKRTQQRPESPGPEPEPEPEQSCVSFKSDRSHGRLIEL